The Aspergillus nidulans FGSC A4 chromosome VIII genome contains the following window.
CCTCATTACAGTCCTTTACAGTCCTCTACAGTCTTTCTATACGATTTTCTTACTGACTGCGATTGAAAATATAAATTCGGTTTAAAAACATCGACTTGGAAAACTTGAAAATGCCGCTCATCACTCGTGGAATCTCCCTCGTTAACTTTACGGTCGCCTCGTCCGCGCTGGCGTTCCAGGTCTTTGTCCTGTACCCGTGGCACAACCAGCTCGACGACGAGTTCAAGGCTCTTAAGAACGAACACCTCCGAGTCCTAAACAAGGTCGAGCGTGTACTTGCTTCAGAAAAGTTTAGGCTCAATAGTgcgcagtcgcagtcgcagtcgcaaTAGCCGACGCAAGACAAATTTGAAACGGCCTGCAATTGAATCCAGCTTTCATTAGGTGTGCTTGTATGAAATCGTCCCTTCTGTTCGCTTCCTACATTTTTCGTGCCGATTCGACTTGCTCTCACGCTACCAAGTTTCTGATGATTTGAATTAATACTGACGTTTTCGATTCTAGGAGCTCTAGGTGGCTGGCATCCGGGCGAACACCGTCCTCTGTCCCGCGAGCATAGATGTGAGCATAGAGACAAGCGAGCAATTCTGATCGGGGTCTGCAGGTGCTATAGATTGGACTTCGGTGTCATCTGGCGAATCGATCCAAGAGTCGCGCTGAAGGCGCTCGCTACCTAGGCAGT
Protein-coding sequences here:
- a CDS encoding uncharacterized protein (transcript_id=CADANIAT00001874) codes for the protein MPLITRGISLVNFTVASSALAFQVFVLYPWHNQLDDEFKALKNEHLRVLNKVERVLASEKFRLNSAQSQSQSQ